The following coding sequences are from one Triticum dicoccoides isolate Atlit2015 ecotype Zavitan chromosome 4A, WEW_v2.0, whole genome shotgun sequence window:
- the LOC119288133 gene encoding 4-hydroxyphenylacetaldehyde oxime monooxygenase-like, whose product MGRASQLTELLHQQWQLLVFILPLISLLFLRRRWDRSGGLRLPPGPWKLPVVGNLHQIGPLPHRSLSKLARRHGPVMMLRLGTVPTVVLSSPEAVREALKVHDAECCSRPPAAGPRLLSYGYKDVAFSPYSDYVRDMRKLFIVELLSRRRVQAACYARDTQMANLVKNLTNTGRKPVAVADHIFATLDGIIGSFAFGENYGAEQFKGQFVPVLNETMDMLSGFSTEDFFPNSVGRLIDKVTGIKSRRERIFKKIDAFFEQVIDKCVDDNPSRRRQPGDECTSVLVQELVDLWKNPAGATNSFTREHAKAILMNTFVGGNHTSSVTINWAMAELIRQPRMLGKVQDEIRAIGGKTELLQHDDMPKLKYLKMVVKETLRLHPPATLLVPRETTGRIRVAGYDIPAKTKIIVNAWAIGRDPSVWNDDPKEFRPERFQDKDVDFNGAHFELLPFGSGRRICPGLAMGVANVEFILANLLYCFNWELPDGVSCEDINMEEAGALTFRKKTPLMLVPTRYSMCP is encoded by the exons ATGGGGCGCGCTTCTCAGCTTACAGAGCTCCTACACCAACAATGGCAGCTCCTTGTATTCATTCTCCCACTTATCTCCCTCCTCTTCCTACGCCGGAGATGGGACAGGTCCGGTGGCCTTAGGCTGCCACCAGGGCCCTGGAAGCTGCCCGTCGTCGGCAACCTCCATCAGATCGGCCCGTTGCCCCACCGGAGCCTCTCGAAGCTCGCGAGGCGGCACGGGCCGGTCATGATGCTGCGCCTGGGCACGGTTCCGACGGTGGTGCTGTCCTCGCCGGAGGCCGTGCGGGAGGCTCTAAAGGTGCACGACGCGGAGTGCTGCAGCCGGCCTCCCGCGGCCGGGCCGCGTCTGCTGTCGTACGGCTACAAggacgtcgccttctccccctacAGCGACTACGTCCGCGACATGCGCAAGCTTTTCATCGTCGAGCTGCTCAGCCGCCGCCGCGTGCAGGCCGCTTGCTACGCTCGCGATACCCAG ATGGCAAATCTTGTGAAGAACCTCACCAATACCGGTCGAAAGCCAGTGGCGGTCGCCGACCACATCTTTGCCACGCTGGACGGGATCATCGGCTCTTTCGCCTTTGGCGAAAACTACGGGGCGGAGCAGTTCAAGGGGCAGTTTGTCCCTGTGCTGAACGAGACCATGGACATGCTGAGCGGCTTCTCTACCGAGGACTTCTTTCCCAACAGCGTCGGTCGTCTCATCGACAAAGTTACGGGCATTAAGTCCCGTCGAGAGAGGATCTTCAAGAAGATTGATGCCTTCTTTGAACAAGTCATCGACAAGTGCGTCGACGACAATCCCAGTCGCAGAAGGCAGCCCGGTGACGAGTGCACATCTGTACTCGTGCAAGAGCTTGTGGACCTTTGGAAAAATCCTGCAGGAGCCACCAACAGCTTCACAAGGGAACATGCCAAGGCCATCCTCATG AACACTTTCGTCGGTGGCAATCACACTAGCTCGGTGACAATAAACTGGGCAATGGCGGAGCTAATTCGGCAGCCAAGGATGCTCGGTAAGGTACAAGACGAAATCAGGGCCATCGGAGGCAAGACAGAGCTCCTGCAGCACGACGACATGCCCAAGCTCAAatacctgaagatggtggtgaaggaGACGCTGCGGCTGCATCCCCCGGCAACGTTGCTCGTCCCGAGGGAGACCACGGGACGGATTCGGGTCGCAGGATATGACATCCCAGCAAAGACAAAGATCATCGTGAATGCATGGGCTATCGGTCGGGATCCCAGCGTGTGGAATGATGATCCAAAGGAATTTCGCCCGGAAAGGTTTCAGGACAAGGATGTTGACTTCAATGGGGCACATTTCGAGCTTTTGCCGTTTGGCTCAGGACGACGGATCTGCCCTGGATTGGCCATGGGCGTGGCCAACGTCGAGTTCATCTTGGCCAACTTGCTCTACTGCTTCAACTGGGAGCTCCCTGATGGGGTGAGCTGTGAGGATATCAACATGGAGGAGGCAGGGGCACTGACTTTCCGAAAGAAGACGCCACTCATGCTGGTACCGACAAGGTACAGTATGTGTCCTTGA